From Acipenser ruthenus chromosome 23, fAciRut3.2 maternal haplotype, whole genome shotgun sequence, the proteins below share one genomic window:
- the LOC117413274 gene encoding angiopoietin-2-like — translation MMARLLISVLIGRFAVVFLAVIGSSAPAVAAPATRSERRHHHRLQHGPCSYTFLLPEVEHCRPAPDFHVSNSLQRDSPSPPAAEQHWTAKRLEELEGVMENNTEWLLKLENYIQDSVKLEMVEMQRTAAHNQTAAMLEIGTNLLSQTTEQTRKLTDVEMQMLNQTSRLEIQLLENSLSTNKLEKQVLLQTQEITRLHDKNGFLEQRFVAMEERHSQELQGLKAEKLQLQDLVARQSSFITELERELGSATSNSTLLQKQQAALMDTVHQLLSMINQCNEISMPPKEEVLRFKDCAEVYKSGLTTSGIYTLHYLNSTETVKVFCDMETSGGGWTVLQHRMDGAVDFHRPWKDYKTGFGDSSGEYWLGNDFLHQVTSSGVYTLRIVLKDWENNEVYSQYDHFHTDSEERNYRLHVKGYSGTAGRTSSLSHSGTEFSTKDRDNDKCGCKCAQMATGGWWFDACGPSNLNGIYYTGNTNTVRYNGIKWHYWKGPSLSLKETIMMIKPVDF, via the exons ATGATGGCACGGCTTCTGATCTCGGTCCTGATTGGCCGGTTTGCTGTGGTGTTCCTGGCTGTGATTGGCTCGTCAGCACCGGCGGTGGCGGCGCCCGCTACACGCTCAGAAAGACGGCATCACCACCGCCTCCAGCACGGGCCCTGCAGCTACACCTTCCTCCTGCCCGAAGTGGAGCACTGCCGCCCCGCTCCGGATTTCCATGTCTCCAACTCCCTGCAGAGAGATTCCCCCTCGCCCCCTGCAGCGGAGCAGCACTGGACAGCCAAGCGGCTGGAGGAGCTGGAGGGTGTGATGGAGAACAACACAGAGTGGCTGCTGAAG CTGGAGAACTACATCCAGGACAGTGTGAAACTGGAGATGGTGGAGATGCAACGCACTGCCGCCCACAACCAGACCGCTGCCATGCTGGAGATCGGAACCAATCTGCTGAGCCAGACCACGGAGCAAACACGCAAACTCACTGACGTGGAGATGCAG ATGCTCAATCAGACCTCCAGGCTGGAGATCCAGCTGTTAGAGAACTCCCTGTCCACGAATAAGCTGGAGAAACAGGTCCTGCTGCAGACCCAGGAGATCACACGGCTTCATGACAAGAACGG tttcctGGAGCAGCGGTTTGTGGCGATGGAAGAGCGCCACAGCCAGGAGTTGCAGGGGCTCAAGGCAGAGAAGCTGCAGCTGCAGGACCTGGTGGCACGACAGAGCAGCTTCATCACAGAACTGGAGAGGGAGCTGGGCAGTGCCACCTCCAACAGCACCCTGCTGCAGAAACAACAGGCTGCCCTCATGGACACCGTGCACCAGCTGCTCAGCATGATCAATCAGTGCAACG AGATCTCCATGCCGCCCAAGGAGGAAGTGCTCAGGTTTAAAGACTGCGCTGAGGTTTACAAGTCCGGGCTCACGACCAGCGGAATCTATACACTGCATTACCTGAACTCCACAGAAACGGTCAAG GTTTTTTGTGACATGGAGACGAGCGGAGGAGGGTGGACGGTCCTTCAGCACAGAATGGACGGGGCAGTGGATTTCCATAGACCCTGGAAAGATTACAAAACG GGCTTCGGGGATTCCTCTGGAGAGTACTGGCTGGGAAATGATTTCCTCCACCAGGTGACGAGTAGCGGTGTGTACACCCTGCGCATCGTTCTCAAAGACTGGGAGAACAACGAAGTGTACTCCCAATACGACCACTTCCACACCGACAGTGAGGAGCGCAACTACAG ACTCCACGTGAAGGGCTACAGTGGGACGGCTGGACGCACCAGCAGTTTAAGCCACTCCGGGACCGAGTTCAGCACCAAGGACAGAGACAACGACAAGTGTGGCTGCAAGTGTGCCCAGATGGCCACTGGAG GCTGGTGGTTTGATGCTTGTGGTCCCTCCAACCTCAACGGGATCTATTACACCGGCAACACCAACACAGTCCGGTACAATGGGATCAAGTGGCACTATTGGAAAGGGCCAAGCCTGAGCCTCAAAGAGACCATCATGATGATCAAGCCTGTGGACTTCTGA